The genomic region ACGTCTTCAGGAGGGATTGAGCCATGTTCCAGTGGTTCGGAAAAGTCAGCTATTGCCCCCATACCAAGGTGTCCGGCTTCGCGCGGCACCTCAAGGACGGCCGCCTGATGGGCTCCCGGTGCGCCGCCTGCGATCATCTCTCCTTCCCGCCCCGGGCCGACTGCCCGGCCTGCCGGCATGGCGAGTTCGCTTACGCCGAGATGACGGGCCAGGGCTCGGTCGTGACCTTCACCCGCATCGAGGCGGCGCCGGCCGGCTTCGAGGACATGGTCCCTTACACCGTGGGCGTGATCGACCTGGCCGAGACGGGCCGCCTGCTGGCCTGGTTCGGCGAGACCATCCCCGAGGCCGAGATCGCCATCGGCATGGAGGTGCAGGTGGTTCCGCGCATGTTCGAGGAGGAAGAGGAGATCAAGGTCTACTACACCCTGGAGCGTCCCGGCACGACCTGGGTGAAGTCGGACTCGTCCTGATACGAGGGAGGAAAACATGTCCGCCGCAGAATCCGAACTGGTCAGCTACCGCGTGTCCGACGATGTCGCCTGCCTGCAGCTGAACAACCCGCCCGTGAACATCATGAGCGCCGCCCTGATGCAGGAGATGAGCGCCCACCTCGAGACGATAGCCGCCGACCGGGACCTGAAAGCGCTGGCCGTCACCGCGGCCGGCAAAGCCTTCTGCGCCGGCGCCGACGTGGGAGAGCATCGCCCGGACAAGGTGCAAGAGATGATCGGCGCCTTCGGCCGGCTTTTCCGCCAGCTGGATGCCCTGGAGATCCCCGTCGTGATGGCAGTGGGCGGCGTCGCCATGGGCGCCGGCTTCGAGTTGATCCTGATGGCCGATGTGCTGCTGGCGTCGGCAGAGGCCGTGTTCGGCCAGCCGGAGATCAGGCTGGGGTTCTTCGCGCCGGTCGGCGTGGTCGAACTCCCCGCGCTGGTGGGCCGCGCCAAGGCCATGGAGATCACGTGCACGGGACGGAACTACTCGGCGGCGGAGATGGCCCGCATGGGTCTGGTCGCCAGCGTCGTGGGGGCCGACGAACTGGACGGCGCCCTCGCTGGCGTGCTCAAGGATATCCGCCGGGCGAGCCCGCTTGTGCTGCGGCTCAACACACGCACCCTCAAGCGCTCGCGCGCGGGCGATTTCGCCGCGACGCTCGCCGAGGCCGAGCGCGTCTTCCTCGAGGAATTGATGACCAGCCGCGATCCCGTGGAGGGCATCGAGGCGTTCTACGCCAAGAGGCGGCCGGAATGGACGAACTCGTGACCACGACCTCCCGCAGACAGGAGACGCCCATGCATATCGTCATCGTCGGCGCCGGAGCCCTCGGCGGACTGGTCGGAGCCCAGCTGACCCTCGGCGGCGAGGACGTCTCCCTCATCGAGATCAACGAGGCCCGCGTGAAACTGCTGCGGGAGTCCGGCCTCTTCGTGTCCGAGGGCACCTCCGG from bacterium harbors:
- a CDS encoding Zn-ribbon domain-containing OB-fold protein, with protein sequence MFQWFGKVSYCPHTKVSGFARHLKDGRLMGSRCAACDHLSFPPRADCPACRHGEFAYAEMTGQGSVVTFTRIEAAPAGFEDMVPYTVGVIDLAETGRLLAWFGETIPEAEIAIGMEVQVVPRMFEEEEEIKVYYTLERPGTTWVKSDSS
- a CDS encoding enoyl-CoA hydratase/isomerase family protein, yielding MSAAESELVSYRVSDDVACLQLNNPPVNIMSAALMQEMSAHLETIAADRDLKALAVTAAGKAFCAGADVGEHRPDKVQEMIGAFGRLFRQLDALEIPVVMAVGGVAMGAGFELILMADVLLASAEAVFGQPEIRLGFFAPVGVVELPALVGRAKAMEITCTGRNYSAAEMARMGLVASVVGADELDGALAGVLKDIRRASPLVLRLNTRTLKRSRAGDFAATLAEAERVFLEELMTSRDPVEGIEAFYAKRRPEWTNS